A genome region from Crossiella equi includes the following:
- a CDS encoding alkaline shock response membrane anchor protein AmaP, whose product MSSRSAAAVHRSARPERLLTGLTGLLALLLGAGALVLGMGWFGQDRQFRPVLDPMIRDWLLAHRPWVLGVGIAVGVLALVLGLRWVVRSLAPETRPDLRLAHDLRVSGSALADAVRADAEAVEGVSRVRARLVGSPDAPALRLYLWLAEGTDVRAVWQRLDGVLSRAREALGVAELPTAVRLELDTAKATRVR is encoded by the coding sequence ATGAGCAGCCGATCCGCCGCCGCCGTGCACCGCTCCGCACGGCCCGAACGCCTGCTCACCGGCCTGACCGGGCTGCTGGCACTGCTGCTCGGCGCGGGCGCCCTGGTGCTGGGCATGGGCTGGTTCGGGCAGGACAGGCAGTTCCGTCCCGTGTTGGACCCGATGATCCGGGACTGGCTGCTCGCGCACCGGCCCTGGGTGCTGGGTGTGGGCATCGCGGTCGGCGTGCTCGCGCTGGTGCTCGGGCTGCGCTGGGTGGTCCGGTCCCTGGCCCCGGAGACCCGGCCGGACCTGCGGCTGGCGCACGACCTGCGGGTGAGCGGCAGCGCGCTGGCCGACGCGGTCCGGGCCGACGCCGAGGCCGTCGAGGGCGTGAGCCGGGTGCGGGCGCGCCTGGTCGGCAGCCCGGACGCCCCGGCGCTGCGGCTGTACCTGTGGCTGGCCGAGGGCACCGACGTGCGCGCGGTCTGGCAGCGCCTGGACGGTGTGCTCAGCCGGGCGCGCGAGGCGCTGGGCGTGGCGGAGCTGCCCACGGCGGTGCGGCTGGAGCTGGACACCGCGAAGGCCACCCGGGTGCGCTGA
- the zapE gene encoding cell division protein ZapE gives MPSPRLAERHPEISPEHLVASMVPPPRFDAVRFETYLPNPDEPSQAAAVESCRAFSERVLAGAPKRSWLGGLFGGKPEPVAKPGLYLDGGFGVGKTHLLASVWHSVPGPKAYGTFVELTHLVGALGFAEAVRRLSEHRLLAIDEFELDDPGDTTMVTRLLREVTDAGVFVAATSNTLPDKLGEGRFAAEEFLREIQAMSARFTVVRVDGPDYRHRGLPPAPDPVDETTLASLAAARPGSTVDDFDELCAHLGTLHPSRYGRLLEEVTAVHLRGLHAVPNQDVALRVVVLADRMYDRAIPVVVSGEPLSALFTEEMLRGGYRKKYLRAVSRLVALSRDSAAAGR, from the coding sequence ATGCCGAGTCCGCGCCTGGCCGAGCGCCACCCGGAGATCTCCCCGGAGCACCTGGTGGCCTCGATGGTGCCGCCGCCCCGCTTCGACGCGGTGCGCTTCGAGACCTACCTGCCCAACCCGGACGAGCCGAGCCAGGCCGCGGCCGTGGAGTCCTGCCGCGCCTTCAGCGAACGGGTGCTGGCCGGTGCGCCCAAGCGGTCCTGGCTGGGCGGTCTGTTCGGCGGCAAGCCCGAGCCGGTGGCCAAGCCGGGCCTGTACCTGGACGGCGGGTTCGGCGTCGGCAAGACCCACCTGCTCGCCTCGGTGTGGCACTCGGTGCCCGGCCCCAAGGCCTACGGCACGTTCGTCGAGCTGACCCACCTGGTCGGCGCGCTCGGCTTCGCCGAGGCGGTGCGGCGGCTGTCCGAGCACCGGCTGCTGGCCATCGACGAGTTCGAGCTGGACGACCCGGGGGACACCACCATGGTCACCCGGCTGCTGCGTGAGGTCACCGACGCCGGGGTGTTCGTCGCGGCCACCTCCAACACGCTGCCGGACAAGCTCGGCGAGGGCCGCTTCGCCGCCGAGGAGTTCCTGCGCGAGATCCAGGCCATGTCCGCCAGGTTCACCGTGGTGCGCGTGGACGGCCCGGACTACCGCCACCGCGGCCTGCCGCCCGCCCCGGACCCGGTCGACGAGACCACCCTGGCCTCTCTCGCCGCGGCCCGGCCGGGGTCCACTGTGGACGACTTCGACGAGCTGTGCGCACACCTGGGCACCCTGCACCCGTCCCGGTACGGGCGGCTGCTGGAGGAGGTGACCGCGGTGCACCTGCGCGGGCTGCACGCGGTGCCCAACCAGGACGTGGCCTTGCGCGTGGTGGTGCTGGCCGACCGCATGTACGACCGCGCGATCCCGGTCGTGGTCTCCGGTGAACCGCTCTCGGCGTTGTTCACCGAGGAGATGCTGCGCGGCGGCTACCGGAAGAAGTACCTGCGGGCGGTGTCCCGCCTGGTCGCCCTTTCGCGCGACTCGGCGGCCGCGGGGCGGTAA
- a CDS encoding DUF6286 domain-containing protein, whose translation MRLLVRLLSTLLGLALAGAGALLAVEFAWAAWRPGEYVLLPWRDWGTALGSVDWTAPVVRLVAGCLVVGGLLVALVAISAGRKDVRLASPGPEVTVTTSPRSLARLVGTRVRAEDGVSTATVIASGARVKVRASSRLLPKEELRPKVLDVAKTVVTDLPLPRAPKVSVVVHSNRERR comes from the coding sequence ATGCGGCTGTTGGTACGACTGCTCTCCACGCTGCTGGGCCTGGCCCTGGCGGGTGCGGGGGCCTTGCTCGCGGTGGAGTTCGCCTGGGCGGCGTGGCGTCCGGGCGAGTACGTGCTCCTGCCCTGGCGGGACTGGGGCACCGCGCTCGGCTCGGTGGACTGGACCGCGCCGGTGGTGCGCCTGGTGGCGGGCTGCCTGGTCGTGGGCGGGCTGCTGGTGGCCCTGGTCGCGATCAGCGCGGGCCGCAAGGACGTCCGGCTGGCCTCGCCCGGCCCGGAGGTCACCGTGACCACCTCCCCGCGCTCGCTGGCCCGCCTGGTCGGCACCCGGGTGCGGGCCGAGGACGGGGTGAGCACGGCGACGGTGATCGCCTCCGGCGCGCGGGTGAAGGTGCGCGCCTCCAGCAGGCTGCTGCCCAAGGAGGAGCTGCGGCCGAAGGTGCTGGACGTGGCCAAGACCGTGGTGACCGACCTGCCGCTGCCCCGGGCGCCGAAGGTGTCCGTGGTGGTCCACTCGAACCGGGAGCGCCGATGA
- a CDS encoding helix-turn-helix domain-containing protein, which yields MTTRTTLRARRAQLEHEWARRVVRRAPGERSTITAEITQSWERALDQVKPDLDSAPSGDGARWRDSPLRAPVLAAAQDLRDIAEDAGYVAAVADTEGTILWTFGGRVMRRRAERVNFAAGGRWAETAMGTNALSLALHTGRPASCFSAEHLVQALHGWVCYSAPVRTPDGRVAGVVDLSTTWDRSHPLAMPTVRGLARELENRLAAVPGIDLAPAGFALHCLGRGELLDGGAPVPLRPRQLEILTLLALHPDGLTPEQLQEALYADRPVHRTTLKAEVSHLRRALGGGITPRSYQLSTPVPADARALLAALAARDLGTALAHYRGPLLPDSEAPGIREWREHIEVALREAVLRSPDPGHLLGYTARHPYDVQAHQQALRTLAPDDARRGVVLAQLRKALAT from the coding sequence ATGACCACTCGTACCACCCTCCGCGCACGCCGCGCCCAGCTGGAACACGAGTGGGCGCGCCGCGTGGTGCGCCGGGCGCCGGGCGAGCGGTCCACGATCACCGCGGAAATCACCCAGTCCTGGGAACGTGCGCTCGACCAGGTGAAACCCGACCTGGACAGCGCGCCCAGCGGGGACGGGGCGCGCTGGCGGGACTCCCCGCTGCGGGCGCCGGTGCTGGCCGCGGCGCAGGACCTGCGGGACATCGCCGAGGACGCGGGGTACGTGGCGGCGGTCGCGGACACCGAGGGCACGATCCTGTGGACCTTCGGCGGACGGGTGATGCGCCGCCGGGCCGAACGGGTGAACTTCGCGGCGGGCGGGCGGTGGGCGGAGACCGCCATGGGCACCAACGCGCTGTCCCTGGCCCTGCACACCGGCCGCCCGGCGAGCTGCTTCTCCGCCGAGCACCTGGTCCAGGCCTTGCACGGCTGGGTCTGCTACTCCGCACCGGTGCGCACCCCGGACGGCCGGGTGGCCGGGGTCGTGGACCTCTCCACCACGTGGGACCGCTCGCACCCGCTGGCCATGCCGACCGTGCGCGGCCTGGCCCGCGAACTGGAGAACCGCCTGGCCGCGGTCCCCGGCATCGACCTGGCCCCGGCGGGCTTCGCGCTGCACTGCCTGGGCCGCGGCGAGCTGCTGGACGGCGGCGCGCCGGTACCGCTGCGCCCGCGCCAGCTGGAGATCCTCACCCTGCTCGCGCTGCACCCGGACGGCCTGACCCCGGAACAGCTCCAGGAAGCCCTGTACGCGGACCGCCCGGTGCACCGCACCACGCTGAAGGCCGAGGTCAGCCACCTGCGGCGGGCCCTGGGCGGCGGGATCACCCCGCGCAGCTACCAGCTGTCCACCCCGGTGCCCGCCGACGCCCGCGCCCTGCTGGCCGCCCTGGCCGCGCGCGACCTGGGCACCGCGCTGGCGCACTACCGGGGCCCGCTGCTGCCGGACTCGGAGGCGCCGGGCATCCGCGAGTGGCGCGAGCACATCGAGGTGGCGCTGCGCGAGGCCGTGCTGCGCTCCCCCGACCCCGGGCACCTGCTCGGCTACACCGCCCGGCACCCCTACGACGTGCAGGCGCACCAGCAGGCGCTGCGGACGCTGGCCCCCGACGACGCGCGCCGGGGCGTGGTGCTGGCGCAGCTGCGCAAGGCCCTGGCCACCTAG
- a CDS encoding ABC-F family ATP-binding cassette domain-containing protein, with amino-acid sequence MGYLEAGGLAHVLPDGRELFSDVSVKVGAGQVVALVGANGAGKTTLLRLLAGELRPVEGSVQVQGGLAVMPQFVGSVRDDRTVRDLLLSVAPAPVREAAAELDAVELALMDTDDEPTQLRYAAALVAWGEVGGYDAEVLWDTVTVAALGVPYDRARFRGVKTLSGGEQKRLVLEALLRGREQVLLLDEPDNYLDVPGKRWLEQRLSTSDKAVLLVSHDRELLAIAATHVVTVEARTAWTHSGSFRTWHAAREARWDRIAELHRRWEEKRAQLKELVRMLQQKAEYNDGMSSQYHAAQTRLRKFEEAGPPPELPRTEKLTPRLRGGRTGLRAITCADLELVGLMRPFDVEVFYGDRVAVLGSNGSGKSHFLRLLAEDASVVHKGQCRLGARVVPGLFAQTHDHPEWLGKTLVEVLWSGEDGRSGMDRGRAMSALRRYGLHTSGDQRFETLSGGQQARFQILLLELSGATLLLLDEPTDNLDLTSAEALQEALESFEGTVVTVTHDRWFASSFDRFLVFRSDGAVVESDAPVWDEARVARQR; translated from the coding sequence GTGGGCTATCTGGAAGCCGGTGGGCTGGCGCATGTGCTGCCGGACGGGCGTGAGCTGTTCTCGGACGTGTCGGTCAAGGTCGGCGCGGGGCAGGTCGTCGCGCTGGTCGGGGCGAACGGGGCGGGCAAGACCACCCTGCTGCGGCTGCTCGCAGGCGAGCTGCGGCCCGTCGAGGGCAGTGTGCAGGTCCAGGGCGGGCTGGCGGTGATGCCGCAGTTCGTGGGCTCGGTGCGCGACGACCGCACCGTGCGCGACCTGCTGCTGTCGGTCGCGCCCGCGCCGGTCCGGGAGGCCGCGGCCGAGCTGGACGCGGTCGAGCTGGCGCTGATGGACACCGACGACGAGCCCACCCAGCTGCGGTACGCGGCGGCCCTGGTGGCCTGGGGCGAGGTCGGCGGCTACGACGCCGAGGTGCTGTGGGACACCGTGACGGTGGCGGCGCTGGGCGTGCCCTACGACCGGGCGCGGTTCCGGGGCGTGAAGACGCTTTCCGGCGGCGAGCAGAAGCGCCTGGTGCTGGAGGCGCTGCTGCGCGGCCGCGAACAGGTGCTGCTGCTGGACGAGCCGGACAACTACCTCGACGTGCCCGGCAAGCGCTGGCTGGAGCAACGTCTGTCTACTTCGGACAAGGCGGTCCTGCTGGTCAGCCACGACCGGGAGCTCCTGGCCATCGCCGCCACGCACGTGGTCACCGTCGAGGCGCGCACCGCCTGGACGCACAGCGGCAGCTTCCGCACCTGGCACGCCGCGCGGGAGGCCCGGTGGGACCGCATCGCCGAGCTGCACCGGCGCTGGGAGGAGAAGCGGGCGCAGCTCAAGGAGCTGGTCCGGATGCTGCAGCAGAAGGCCGAGTACAACGACGGCATGTCCTCGCAGTACCACGCGGCCCAGACCCGGCTGCGCAAGTTCGAGGAGGCGGGCCCGCCGCCGGAGCTGCCGCGCACGGAGAAGCTGACCCCGAGGCTGCGCGGCGGCCGCACCGGGCTGCGCGCGATCACCTGTGCGGACCTGGAGCTGGTCGGCTTGATGCGGCCGTTCGACGTGGAGGTCTTCTACGGCGACCGGGTGGCCGTGCTGGGCTCCAACGGCTCCGGCAAGAGCCACTTCCTGCGGCTGCTGGCCGAGGACGCCTCGGTCGTCCACAAGGGACAGTGCAGGCTCGGGGCCCGGGTGGTGCCGGGACTGTTCGCGCAGACGCACGACCACCCGGAGTGGCTGGGCAAGACCCTGGTCGAGGTGCTGTGGTCGGGTGAGGACGGCCGCTCCGGCATGGACCGCGGCCGGGCGATGTCGGCGCTGCGCCGGTACGGCCTGCACACCAGCGGCGACCAGCGGTTCGAGACGCTGTCCGGCGGGCAGCAGGCCCGGTTCCAGATCCTGCTGCTGGAGCTGTCCGGCGCGACCCTGCTGCTGCTCGACGAGCCCACCGACAACCTCGACCTCACCTCGGCGGAGGCGTTGCAGGAGGCCCTGGAGTCCTTCGAGGGCACCGTGGTCACCGTGACGCACGACCGCTGGTTCGCCTCCTCCTTCGACCGGTTCCTGGTGTTCCGGTCGGACGGGGCGGTGGTGGAGTCGGACGCGCCGGTGTGGGACGAGGCGCGGGTGGCGCGGCAGCGCTAG
- a CDS encoding alpha/beta hydrolase — MPRRRSVRAPGAIVLGVVGALVLAGCAVGPSNRPAVAHDGASQGGPVAPPATSAARVPIPPLTEPRESSLSFSDCTDTVNRKLGGPNGLKVGCARLNTVLDSPTRPNRGVARVALTKVGEGKHPLVVLNDALGEPGSLYAVRLAAQLPKEILDVYHLIGVDRRGTGDSDGVRCVNQVSRAAMVGFDPQATDAASLGELLDTTRDAAQECMLDLDEQLGAYDTWRTAADLNLLREALGVPKVNVVARGDASRVLTAFAERFPSGVGRFVLDGAPDPTVDAVGQAEARAAGAKDTFAAFAADCATRGCPLGNPEQAVRELLDRLRAQETRGTKLTFQAGTALRAVVAGLSDRPRWPDLADAIAKGRDGDLTALESFLLPLWTGPDRDMVRLDGGLVTTCNDTTTRIDPARAAGLADEWAKKYPLFGAMSAQELAWCMPWPVPAQPLPTPRAPEAPPMLVLGTEKDAVTPMPGTTKTAEALSSAVQVNWQGAGHGAFARSACVNDASKLFLVDGKAPTNGTVCPP; from the coding sequence GTGCCGCGCCGTCGTAGTGTCCGCGCACCCGGCGCGATCGTCCTGGGTGTGGTCGGCGCGCTCGTGCTCGCCGGGTGCGCGGTGGGCCCGTCGAACCGGCCCGCGGTGGCGCACGACGGGGCCAGCCAGGGCGGTCCGGTCGCCCCGCCCGCCACGAGCGCGGCCCGGGTGCCGATCCCGCCGCTGACCGAGCCGCGCGAGTCCTCGCTGTCCTTTTCGGACTGCACGGACACGGTGAACCGGAAGCTGGGCGGCCCCAATGGCCTCAAGGTCGGCTGCGCGCGGCTGAACACCGTCCTGGACTCGCCGACCCGGCCGAACCGGGGCGTGGCGCGGGTGGCGCTGACCAAGGTCGGCGAGGGCAAGCACCCGCTGGTGGTGCTCAACGACGCGCTCGGCGAGCCCGGCTCGCTGTACGCGGTGCGGCTGGCCGCGCAGCTGCCCAAGGAGATCCTCGACGTCTACCACCTCATCGGCGTGGACCGGCGTGGTACCGGCGACTCCGACGGGGTGCGCTGCGTCAACCAGGTCTCCCGCGCGGCCATGGTCGGCTTCGACCCGCAGGCCACCGACGCGGCGAGCCTGGGCGAGCTGCTGGACACCACCCGGGACGCCGCCCAGGAGTGCATGCTGGACCTGGACGAGCAGCTGGGCGCCTACGACACCTGGCGCACCGCGGCCGACCTGAACCTGCTGCGCGAGGCCTTGGGCGTGCCCAAGGTCAACGTGGTCGCCCGGGGTGACGCCTCCCGCGTGCTGACCGCCTTCGCCGAACGCTTCCCCAGCGGCGTGGGCCGCTTCGTCCTGGACGGCGCCCCGGACCCGACCGTGGACGCGGTGGGCCAGGCCGAGGCGCGCGCAGCCGGCGCCAAGGACACCTTCGCCGCCTTCGCCGCCGACTGCGCCACCCGGGGCTGCCCGCTGGGCAACCCGGAACAGGCGGTGCGGGAGCTGCTGGACCGCCTGCGGGCCCAGGAGACCCGGGGCACCAAACTGACCTTCCAGGCGGGCACGGCGCTGCGCGCGGTGGTGGCGGGCCTGTCCGACCGCCCGCGCTGGCCGGACCTGGCCGACGCGATCGCCAAGGGCCGCGACGGCGACCTGACCGCCCTGGAGTCCTTCCTGCTCCCCCTGTGGACGGGCCCGGACCGCGACATGGTGCGCCTGGACGGCGGCCTGGTCACCACCTGCAACGACACCACGACCCGCATCGACCCGGCCCGGGCGGCGGGCCTGGCGGACGAGTGGGCCAAGAAGTACCCGCTGTTCGGCGCGATGAGCGCCCAGGAGCTGGCCTGGTGCATGCCGTGGCCGGTCCCGGCCCAGCCCCTGCCGACCCCCAGGGCCCCCGAGGCCCCGCCGATGCTGGTGCTGGGCACGGAGAAGGACGCGGTGACCCCGATGCCGGGCACCACGAAGACCGCCGAGGCACTCTCCTCGGCGGTCCAGGTGAACTGGCAGGGCGCGGGCCACGGCGCCTTCGCCCGGTCGGCCTGCGTCAACGACGCGAGCAAGCTCTTCCTGGTCGACGGCAAGGCCCCGACAAACGGAACGGTGTGCCCCCCGTAG
- a CDS encoding pyrimidine reductase family protein, with protein sequence MDSSWDAADNNLEVTYAFPAELDRPWVRVNFVSSVDGAVTAEGRSRGLSTPMDHKIFLLSRDLADVVLVGLRTAQIEGYAGFKTNPERADRRARLGLEAVPPIALLTRSCALEPESPLLTDSLVPPIVFTTAAAPAERRTALTGAGAEVVLVGEDEVELPRVLAELDARGMRRVDCEGGPTLFGSLIAEDLVDELCLTLSPLLAAGDAARIAHGAHPDAPRALTLASVLHEDGALFLRYLRAPR encoded by the coding sequence GTGGACAGCTCGTGGGACGCCGCCGACAACAACCTGGAAGTCACCTACGCCTTCCCGGCCGAGCTCGACCGGCCCTGGGTCCGGGTCAACTTCGTGTCCAGTGTGGACGGTGCGGTCACCGCGGAGGGCAGGTCGCGCGGCCTGTCCACGCCCATGGACCACAAGATCTTCCTGCTCTCCCGCGACCTGGCCGACGTGGTGCTGGTCGGCCTGCGCACCGCCCAGATCGAGGGCTACGCGGGCTTCAAGACCAACCCCGAGCGCGCGGACCGGCGGGCCCGGCTCGGGCTGGAGGCGGTACCGCCGATCGCGCTCCTCACCCGCTCCTGCGCGCTCGAGCCGGAGTCACCGCTGCTCACCGACTCGCTGGTACCGCCGATCGTGTTCACCACCGCCGCCGCCCCGGCCGAGCGGCGCACCGCGCTCACCGGCGCGGGTGCGGAGGTCGTGCTGGTGGGCGAGGATGAGGTCGAGCTGCCCCGGGTGCTGGCCGAGCTGGACGCGCGGGGCATGCGGCGGGTCGACTGCGAGGGCGGCCCCACGCTGTTCGGCTCGCTGATCGCGGAGGACCTCGTGGACGAGCTGTGCCTGACCCTGTCACCGCTGCTGGCCGCGGGCGACGCCGCCCGCATCGCGCACGGCGCCCACCCGGACGCCCCGCGCGCGCTCACGCTGGCCTCGGTCCTGCACGAGGACGGGGCCCTGTTCCTGCGCTACCTCAGGGCCCCACGGTGA
- a CDS encoding DUF2252 domain-containing protein, whose amino-acid sequence MGDDGWVDRGDDSLFHPWVKPSEVYARGRALREEVRPKLHDHEAKGPDRPDAVSFVHASNEARLPELVPLRVGRMLASPFAFYRGSAELMAADLAATPVSGITAQICGDAHAANFGLFGTNEGRIVMDINDFDETAPGPWEWDLKRLATSLVLAGREGGVSEDGCAKAAQDAVRAYRRTMARLAEMPFMEAWNALADASTISKLKADELLDDFEKASKKARKNTSRKVAAKWTRQVRRDQWRFVEELPVLRHVTAPTAESVAASLSSYVGTLRESRRDLITRYAIADVAFRVVGTGSVGLRNYLVLLHGNDDDALVLQVKQANPSCLTRYLGLPEHAHDGRRVVEGARLVQAETDILLGWTTVEGRHYIVRQFRNMKGDIDPTALRKDHLDDYGRLAGALLARAHCRTADARLLAAYCGEDDELDEAITRYALRYADVTEADHADLVAAVKRGELVAEVEDRD is encoded by the coding sequence CTGGGGGATGATGGCTGGGTGGATAGGGGAGACGACAGCTTGTTCCACCCCTGGGTGAAGCCCAGCGAGGTGTACGCACGCGGGCGGGCGCTGCGCGAGGAGGTGCGGCCGAAGCTGCACGACCACGAGGCCAAGGGCCCGGACCGCCCGGACGCGGTCAGCTTCGTGCACGCCAGCAACGAGGCCCGCCTGCCGGAGCTGGTGCCGCTGCGGGTGGGCCGCATGCTGGCCTCGCCGTTCGCCTTCTACCGGGGCTCGGCCGAGCTGATGGCCGCGGACCTGGCCGCCACGCCGGTCAGCGGGATCACCGCTCAGATCTGCGGGGACGCGCACGCGGCGAACTTCGGCCTGTTCGGGACGAACGAGGGCCGGATCGTCATGGACATCAACGACTTCGACGAGACCGCGCCCGGTCCGTGGGAGTGGGACCTCAAGCGCCTGGCCACCAGCCTGGTGCTGGCCGGGCGCGAGGGCGGGGTGTCCGAGGACGGCTGCGCGAAGGCCGCGCAGGACGCGGTGCGCGCCTACCGCCGCACGATGGCCCGCCTGGCCGAGATGCCGTTCATGGAGGCCTGGAACGCGCTCGCGGACGCCTCCACGATCAGCAAGCTCAAGGCCGACGAGCTGCTGGACGACTTCGAGAAGGCGTCGAAGAAGGCCCGCAAGAACACCAGCCGCAAGGTCGCGGCGAAGTGGACGCGGCAGGTCCGGCGGGACCAGTGGCGCTTCGTGGAGGAGCTGCCGGTGCTGCGCCACGTCACCGCGCCGACGGCGGAGTCGGTGGCGGCCAGCCTGTCCTCCTACGTCGGCACGCTCCGGGAGTCCCGCCGCGACCTGATCACCCGCTACGCCATCGCGGACGTGGCCTTCCGCGTGGTGGGCACGGGCAGCGTGGGCCTGCGCAACTACCTGGTCCTGCTGCACGGCAACGACGACGACGCCCTGGTGCTCCAGGTCAAGCAGGCCAACCCCTCCTGCCTCACCCGCTACCTGGGCCTGCCCGAGCACGCCCACGACGGCCGCCGCGTGGTCGAGGGCGCGCGCCTGGTCCAGGCCGAGACCGACATCCTGCTGGGCTGGACCACGGTCGAGGGCAGGCACTACATCGTGCGCCAGTTCCGCAACATGAAGGGCGACATCGACCCGACGGCCCTGCGCAAGGACCACCTGGACGACTACGGCCGCCTGGCGGGCGCCCTGCTCGCCCGGGCCCACTGCCGCACCGCCGACGCCCGCCTGCTGGCGGCCTACTGCGGCGAGGACGACGAGCTGGACGAGGCCATCACCCGCTACGCGCTGCGGTACGCCGACGTCACCGAGGCCGACCACGCGGACCTGGTCGCGGCGGTGAAGCGGGGCGAGCTGGTTGCGGAGGTGGAGGACCGGGACTAG
- a CDS encoding Asp23/Gls24 family envelope stress response protein, producing the protein MTEAEPGDRGSLTIAPAVLRKLVEQVAGEVPGTLRTRRRGARITVSGNDLDVRLDVALRYPVPVRPTVDTMRVTVGEEVERLTGYRVRVVDVTVSALLPETRPRVE; encoded by the coding sequence GTGACCGAGGCGGAGCCCGGCGACCGGGGTTCGCTGACCATCGCCCCGGCGGTGCTGCGCAAGCTGGTCGAGCAGGTCGCCGGGGAGGTGCCCGGCACGCTGCGCACGCGGCGGCGGGGCGCCCGGATCACGGTGTCCGGCAACGACCTGGACGTGCGGCTGGACGTGGCGCTGCGCTACCCGGTGCCCGTGCGCCCGACCGTGGACACCATGCGGGTGACGGTGGGCGAGGAGGTCGAGCGGCTCACCGGCTACCGGGTGCGCGTGGTGGACGTGACCGTCTCGGCGCTGCTGCCCGAGACGCGCCCGAGGGTGGAGTGA
- a CDS encoding RNA polymerase sigma factor, with translation MTRADTDLLGAAARGDDAAFDELVRRHTTRMYRVALRIVGDQAEAEDVVQEAWVSAWRGLSRFRGESAPATWLYRVVTNAALAHLRRRKPTVPLGEAAETVLGMTDRAADPEYSAIRNEQAEHVLRAIATLEPSQRVPLVLRELEEMSYEEVAEVLDVPVPTLRSRLYRARVALLAKLEELR, from the coding sequence GTGACCCGCGCGGACACCGACCTGCTCGGGGCGGCCGCCCGGGGCGACGACGCGGCCTTCGACGAGCTGGTCCGCCGGCACACCACCCGCATGTACCGGGTGGCGCTGCGCATCGTCGGCGACCAGGCCGAGGCCGAGGACGTGGTGCAGGAGGCCTGGGTCTCCGCCTGGCGCGGGCTCTCCCGGTTCCGCGGCGAGTCCGCCCCCGCCACCTGGCTGTACCGGGTGGTCACCAACGCCGCCCTGGCCCACCTGCGGCGGCGCAAGCCCACCGTGCCGCTCGGCGAGGCCGCCGAGACCGTGCTGGGCATGACCGACCGGGCCGCCGACCCGGAATATTCGGCGATCCGCAACGAGCAGGCCGAGCACGTGCTGCGCGCGATCGCGACGTTGGAACCCAGCCAGCGCGTGCCACTCGTGCTGCGGGAACTGGAGGAGATGAGCTACGAGGAGGTGGCCGAAGTGCTCGACGTTCCGGTTCCGACGTTGCGCTCACGCCTCTACCGCGCAAGGGTGGCCCTGCTGGCCAAGTTGGAGGAACTGCGATGA
- a CDS encoding ATP-dependent DNA ligase, with product MTLPLTPPVQPMLASSAEEVPDRGGLLFEPKWDGFRCLVFRDGDAVFLQSRSGKDLARYFPEAVAFCRAELPDRVVLDGELVVEVDGELDFDALTERIHPAASRVELLSGRTPARFIAFDLLAEGEESLLDLPFRVRRERLERLFTRVPADRVHLTPVTSDVATAREWFTLFEGAGLDGLIAKPADGVYAPGKRTLVKIKHARTADCVLAGLRWHVKTEPGTAVGSLLLGLHDEDGVLHHVGVIGSFPAARRKALVEELSPLITDAAGHPWLDGAVEGQRLPGAVNRWRGNEAAWVPLRPERVVEIAYTQTEGGHPARLRHNGLFQRWRPDREPASCRYDQLDTPARYDLPSVLGGEVKPA from the coding sequence ATGACGCTGCCGCTGACCCCGCCCGTCCAGCCGATGCTGGCCAGCTCGGCGGAGGAGGTGCCCGATCGGGGCGGGCTGCTGTTCGAGCCGAAATGGGACGGGTTCCGCTGCCTGGTCTTCCGGGACGGCGACGCGGTGTTCCTCCAGTCGCGGTCCGGCAAGGACCTGGCGCGCTACTTCCCCGAGGCGGTGGCGTTCTGCCGCGCCGAGCTCCCCGACCGGGTGGTCCTGGACGGGGAGCTGGTGGTCGAGGTGGACGGGGAGCTGGACTTCGACGCCCTCACCGAGCGCATCCACCCCGCCGCGAGCCGCGTGGAGCTGCTGTCCGGACGGACCCCGGCCCGGTTCATCGCCTTCGACCTGCTCGCCGAGGGCGAGGAGTCGTTGCTGGACCTGCCGTTCAGGGTCCGGCGCGAGCGCCTGGAGCGGCTGTTCACGCGGGTGCCCGCCGACCGGGTGCACCTGACGCCGGTCACCTCGGACGTGGCCACCGCGCGGGAGTGGTTCACGCTGTTCGAGGGCGCCGGGCTGGACGGGCTGATCGCCAAGCCCGCCGACGGGGTCTACGCGCCGGGCAAGCGCACGCTGGTCAAGATCAAGCACGCGCGCACCGCGGACTGTGTGCTGGCGGGGCTGCGCTGGCACGTCAAGACCGAGCCGGGCACCGCGGTCGGCTCGCTGCTGCTGGGCCTCCACGACGAGGACGGCGTGCTGCACCACGTGGGCGTGATCGGCTCCTTCCCGGCCGCGCGCCGCAAGGCCCTGGTCGAGGAGCTGTCGCCGCTGATCACCGACGCGGCGGGCCACCCGTGGCTGGACGGCGCGGTCGAGGGTCAGCGCCTGCCCGGCGCGGTCAACCGGTGGCGCGGCAACGAGGCGGCCTGGGTGCCGCTGCGGCCGGAGCGCGTGGTGGAGATCGCCTACACCCAGACCGAGGGCGGGCACCCGGCGCGGCTGCGCCACAACGGCCTGTTCCAGCGGTGGCGCCCGGACCGCGAGCCCGCCTCCTGCCGGTACGACCAGCTGGACACCCCGGCCCGGTACGACCTGCCGTCCGTGCTGGGCGGCGAGGTCAAACCCGCCTGA